A single Cyclopterus lumpus isolate fCycLum1 chromosome 1, fCycLum1.pri, whole genome shotgun sequence DNA region contains:
- the LOC117730977 gene encoding dynein light chain 4, axonemal: protein MAGTGEKKEEADYKRLHSFPLIRHTDMPEEMRVETMELCVTACEKFATNNESAAKMIKESMDKKFGSSWHVVIGEGFGFEVTHEVKNLLYMFFGGGLAVCVWKCS from the exons ATGGCTGGAACcggagagaagaaggaggaggccgACTACAAGAGACTGCACAGCTTCCCTCTCATCCGG CACACCGACATGCCGGAGGAGATGAGGGTGGAGACCATGGAGCTCTGCGTGACGGCCTGCGAGAAGTTCGCCACCAACAATGAG AGCGCGGCCAAGATGATCAAAGAGTCCATGGACAAGAAGTTCGGCAGCTCGTGGCACGTGGTGATCGGCGAGGGCTTCGGCTTCGAGGTGACGCACGAGGTGAAGAACCTCCTCTACATGTTCTTCGGAGGCGGTCtggctgtgtgcgtgtggaaGTGTTCgtag